A single region of the Arthrobacter sp. V1I7 genome encodes:
- the dgoD gene encoding galactonate dehydratase, with protein sequence MTLISRIETFLVAPRWLFVRVETDSGIVGWGEATCEGRSETVRTAVEQLSELLIGNDALRIEDHWQVMTKGSFYRGGPILASAVSGLDQALWDIAGKHFNTPVHQLLGGHVRDRIRMYGWVGGDEPNEVADQISAQLEVGLTAVKMNASGRMSPIASVAELDGVVRRVAAAREVLGEHRDVAVDFHGRFSLANARRVAPLLEPYRPFFLEEPVVPENTHLLREFTSSTTTPVSTGERLYSRQEFLPALQAGIAVAQPDLSHAGGITEVRKIASLAEIYEVQLAPHCPLGPLALAACLQVGFATPNFLIQEQSIGIHYNKGAEVLDYVVDKSPLKFVDGHIERLTGPGLGIEIDEAVVRAADKRGHAWRGPVWRQPDGAFAEW encoded by the coding sequence ATGACACTCATCAGCAGGATTGAAACCTTCCTCGTAGCGCCGCGCTGGCTGTTCGTCCGGGTCGAGACCGACAGCGGGATCGTCGGCTGGGGCGAGGCGACGTGCGAGGGCCGCAGCGAAACGGTGCGCACCGCCGTCGAACAGCTCTCCGAGCTGCTGATCGGCAACGATGCGCTCCGGATCGAGGACCACTGGCAGGTGATGACCAAGGGCTCCTTCTACCGTGGCGGCCCCATCCTGGCCAGCGCCGTCTCTGGTCTGGACCAGGCCCTCTGGGACATCGCGGGCAAGCACTTTAACACCCCCGTGCACCAGCTCCTGGGCGGCCACGTCCGGGACCGGATCCGGATGTACGGCTGGGTCGGCGGCGACGAACCGAACGAAGTCGCCGACCAGATCAGCGCCCAGCTGGAAGTCGGCCTCACCGCCGTCAAGATGAATGCCAGCGGCCGGATGAGCCCCATCGCCTCCGTGGCCGAGCTCGACGGCGTCGTGCGACGGGTCGCCGCCGCCCGCGAAGTCCTCGGCGAGCACCGGGACGTCGCGGTCGACTTCCACGGCCGCTTCAGCCTCGCCAACGCCCGCCGCGTGGCGCCGCTGCTGGAACCGTACCGCCCCTTCTTCCTCGAAGAGCCCGTGGTTCCGGAAAACACCCACCTGCTGCGCGAGTTCACCTCGTCGACGACGACGCCGGTCTCCACCGGTGAGCGGCTGTACAGCCGGCAGGAATTCCTGCCCGCGCTGCAGGCCGGTATCGCCGTTGCACAGCCGGATCTCTCCCACGCCGGCGGCATCACCGAGGTCCGCAAAATCGCCTCGCTGGCCGAAATCTACGAGGTGCAGCTCGCCCCGCACTGCCCGCTGGGCCCGCTGGCTCTGGCCGCGTGCCTGCAGGTAGGCTTCGCGACGCCCAACTTCCTGATCCAGGAACAGAGCATCGGAATCCACTACAACAAGGGCGCCGAGGTCCTGGACTATGTGGTGGACAAGTCCCCGCTGAAGTTCGTGGACGGGCACATCGAACGGCTCACCGGCCCGGGCCTGGGCATCGAGATCGACGAGGCCGTGGTCCGTGCCGCGGACAAACGCGGGCATGCCTGGCGCGGCCCGGTCTGGCGCCAGCCCGACGGCGCCTTCGCGGAATGGTGA
- a CDS encoding bifunctional 4-hydroxy-2-oxoglutarate aldolase/2-dehydro-3-deoxy-phosphogluconate aldolase, giving the protein MESTSMEKTLTPEALLAGIRQARLVAIVRGTRGSAAAKAALAAMEEGFRYVEIALTTPDALEAIGEVRAAAPAGCFVGAGTVLTKQDVDNVAAAGGQFMVTPSLAPSIEESASRGIPVLAGALTPSEAFEAMNRGATAVKLFPASIGGPGYLKALRDPFPDIPFIAVGGVGLEEAAGYWGVGAIAVGLGGPLFGDTGSGGDLAPMRERARSFVALATEYDRRAAAESLR; this is encoded by the coding sequence ATGGAGAGCACCAGCATGGAGAAGACACTGACCCCGGAGGCGCTGCTGGCCGGGATACGGCAGGCCCGCCTCGTCGCGATCGTGCGTGGCACGCGCGGATCGGCCGCGGCGAAGGCCGCCCTCGCGGCGATGGAGGAGGGCTTCCGCTATGTCGAAATCGCGCTCACCACTCCGGACGCCCTCGAGGCCATCGGCGAGGTGCGGGCAGCGGCTCCCGCGGGGTGCTTCGTCGGCGCCGGCACGGTGCTCACGAAGCAGGACGTGGACAACGTCGCCGCCGCTGGCGGCCAGTTCATGGTCACGCCGTCGCTGGCGCCGTCCATCGAAGAATCGGCCAGCCGGGGCATCCCCGTCCTGGCCGGGGCACTGACCCCGAGCGAGGCCTTCGAGGCCATGAACCGCGGCGCCACCGCGGTCAAGCTCTTCCCCGCCTCCATCGGCGGCCCGGGCTACCTCAAGGCGCTGCGCGATCCGTTCCCGGACATCCCGTTCATCGCGGTCGGCGGCGTCGGGCTCGAAGAGGCGGCCGGCTACTGGGGCGTGGGTGCCATCGCCGTCGGACTCGGGGGCCCGCTCTTCGGCGACACCGGCTCGGGCGGAGACCTTGCTCCCATGCGGGAGCGCGCCCGCAGCTTCGTTGCCCTGGCCACCGAGTATGACCGCCGGGCCGCCGCCGAGAGCCTGCGGTGA
- a CDS encoding sugar kinase, translating into MTAAVGLASVDLLTFGESMVSLRSAGPLSAGGALTMHVAGAESNVAVGVARLGHSVSWAGVVGADPHGEFILRQLRAEGVGLQHREDATRRTGVMFLEQRTADVTRAFYYRSGSAGSTLNREDVDRALQPGARILHLTGITAALSPESRKAVEYAAERAAGDGTVVSLDVNYRSKLWSREEARDVLTPLVRHASILIASDDELGLVASAPAGTRDPDALESAMAAELLGLGVSEVVVKRGAAGAGVHTADGRWETPAVPVTSIDTVGAGDAFTAGYLSALLDGAEVAGRLQRGALTGAFAVSTAGDWEGLPARAELALLGTTSGTTQR; encoded by the coding sequence GTGACTGCCGCCGTCGGGCTCGCTTCGGTCGACCTCCTGACCTTCGGCGAATCCATGGTCTCGCTGCGCTCCGCCGGGCCGCTGTCCGCCGGCGGCGCCCTGACCATGCATGTCGCCGGTGCCGAGTCGAATGTGGCGGTCGGCGTCGCACGGCTCGGGCACAGCGTCAGCTGGGCCGGTGTGGTGGGCGCCGACCCGCACGGCGAGTTCATCCTCCGCCAGCTCCGCGCCGAGGGCGTCGGGCTGCAACACCGGGAGGACGCCACACGCCGGACCGGGGTGATGTTCCTCGAACAGCGCACGGCCGATGTCACCCGCGCCTTCTACTACCGCTCCGGTTCCGCCGGGTCAACGCTGAACCGGGAGGACGTGGACCGTGCCCTGCAGCCGGGGGCTCGCATTCTGCACCTGACCGGCATCACGGCCGCGCTGAGCCCCGAGTCCCGGAAGGCCGTGGAGTACGCAGCCGAGCGCGCCGCCGGGGACGGCACGGTGGTGTCCCTGGACGTCAACTACCGCAGCAAGCTCTGGTCCCGGGAGGAGGCGCGCGACGTGCTCACGCCGCTCGTCCGGCACGCCAGCATCCTGATCGCCTCCGACGACGAACTCGGCCTGGTGGCCTCCGCGCCGGCAGGCACGCGGGACCCCGACGCGCTCGAATCGGCGATGGCAGCCGAACTTCTTGGCCTCGGAGTGAGCGAAGTTGTTGTCAAGCGTGGCGCCGCCGGCGCCGGCGTCCACACCGCCGACGGCCGGTGGGAAACACCCGCCGTGCCCGTGACCAGCATCGATACCGTGGGAGCCGGAGACGCCTTCACCGCCGGCTACCTGTCCGCCCTGCTCGACGGCGCCGAGGTGGCGGGCCGCCTGCAGCGCGGGGCCCTCACCGGAGCCTTCGCTGTCAGCACCGCCGGGGACTGGGAAGGCCTGCCTGCCCGTGCGGAGCTGGCCCTGCTCGGAACCACTTCCGGAACCACACAACGCTAA
- the manD gene encoding D-mannonate dehydratase ManD → MKIIAAEVFVTSPSRNFVTLRITTEDGVTGIGDATLNGRELAVAAYLKEHVAQLLIGKDPHRIEDTWQFLYRSSYWRRGPVTMAAIAAVDMALWDIKGKLANMPVYQLLGGASRNGLRAYGHASGADLESLFDSVREHLELGYKSIRIQTAVPGIKAVYGVAAQAQASGERYDYEPAGRGAFPLEEDWDTRAYLRHLPSVFEAVRNEFGPELPLLHDGHHRMTPIQAAKLGKALEPYDLFWLEDCTPAENQEALRLVRQHTTTPLAIGEIFNTVYDYQSIIKEQLIDYVRAASTHFGGISPLKKVMDFAAQYQIKSGFHGPTDISPVGFAAQLHVGLAIHNYGIQEYMQHSDATNTVFEQSMTFVDGYLHPGDKPGIGVEFNEEAAAAYPYQQAYLPYNRLVDGTVHDW, encoded by the coding sequence GTGAAAATCATTGCCGCGGAAGTCTTTGTGACCAGTCCCTCCCGTAACTTCGTGACGTTGCGGATCACGACCGAGGACGGGGTGACCGGGATCGGGGATGCGACCCTGAACGGGCGTGAGCTCGCGGTCGCGGCGTACCTGAAGGAGCACGTTGCGCAGCTGCTGATCGGGAAGGATCCGCACCGGATCGAGGACACCTGGCAGTTCCTGTACCGGTCCTCGTACTGGCGGCGGGGTCCGGTGACGATGGCCGCGATTGCCGCGGTGGACATGGCGCTGTGGGATATCAAGGGCAAGCTGGCGAACATGCCGGTCTACCAGCTCCTCGGCGGGGCGTCCCGGAACGGGCTGCGGGCGTACGGGCACGCCTCGGGGGCGGACCTGGAATCGTTGTTCGATTCGGTGCGGGAGCATCTGGAGCTGGGCTATAAGTCGATCCGGATCCAGACCGCGGTGCCGGGGATCAAGGCCGTGTACGGGGTCGCGGCGCAGGCGCAGGCCTCGGGGGAGCGGTATGACTACGAGCCGGCCGGGCGGGGGGCGTTCCCGCTGGAGGAGGACTGGGATACCCGGGCGTACCTGCGGCACCTGCCCTCGGTGTTCGAGGCGGTCCGGAACGAGTTCGGCCCGGAGCTGCCGCTGCTGCACGACGGGCACCACCGGATGACTCCGATCCAGGCCGCGAAGCTGGGCAAGGCGCTGGAACCGTATGACCTGTTCTGGCTGGAGGACTGCACACCGGCGGAGAACCAGGAGGCGCTGCGCCTGGTCCGGCAGCACACCACCACGCCGCTGGCGATCGGGGAGATCTTCAATACCGTGTATGACTACCAGAGCATCATCAAGGAACAGCTGATCGATTATGTCCGCGCCGCGTCGACGCACTTCGGCGGGATCTCGCCGCTGAAGAAGGTGATGGACTTCGCCGCGCAGTACCAGATCAAGTCCGGCTTCCACGGGCCAACGGACATCTCCCCGGTCGGGTTCGCCGCGCAGCTGCACGTGGGCCTGGCGATCCATAACTACGGGATCCAGGAGTACATGCAGCATTCGGACGCCACGAACACCGTGTTCGAGCAGTCGATGACCTTCGTCGATGGCTACCTGCACCCCGGGGACAAGCCCGGCATCGGCGTCGAATTCAACGAGGAAGCCGCCGCGGCCTACCCCTACCAGCAGGCCTACCTGCCCTACAACCGCCTCGTCGACGGAACGGTCCACGACTGGTAG
- a CDS encoding sigma-70 family RNA polymerase sigma factor, producing the protein MQEPVRRSPECRPKHDPPRGGGRIGEALREDLVMAHLDLAESLARRYARGRDQADLRQVAYLGLIKAAHGFDAERGGSFPAYAAPTIRGELKKYLRDHCWVVRPPRPVQDLRTLIMHTAPALAQALGRAPTDEELAKELGTGSAEVREAQMAHTSMRPDSIDASGPDGTGPSLAGLPAPDSEADRLEELIALGQAMRGLSDADRNLLYHRYSCEETQAALGVRFGMTQMQVSRRLAKILVQLQRALLDPEPGSETISSSKTS; encoded by the coding sequence ATGCAGGAACCTGTCCGACGGAGCCCTGAGTGCCGCCCAAAGCATGATCCGCCCCGAGGTGGCGGGCGAATCGGGGAGGCCTTGCGGGAGGACCTGGTGATGGCACACCTGGATCTGGCTGAGTCCCTGGCCCGACGCTATGCCCGTGGCCGGGACCAGGCGGATCTGAGACAAGTGGCATACCTGGGCCTGATCAAAGCAGCCCACGGGTTCGACGCGGAACGGGGCGGAAGTTTTCCGGCGTATGCCGCCCCCACGATCCGGGGCGAATTAAAAAAGTACCTCAGGGATCACTGCTGGGTTGTCAGGCCTCCGCGGCCGGTGCAGGATCTGCGCACACTCATTATGCATACCGCACCCGCTCTTGCCCAGGCCCTGGGGCGGGCGCCCACGGATGAGGAACTGGCGAAGGAGCTGGGCACCGGCTCCGCAGAAGTCCGTGAAGCGCAAATGGCGCACACCAGCATGAGGCCTGATTCGATCGACGCGTCCGGCCCCGACGGCACCGGCCCATCCCTGGCAGGTCTTCCTGCCCCGGATTCGGAAGCGGACCGCCTTGAGGAACTGATAGCACTAGGCCAGGCCATGCGCGGACTGTCCGATGCGGACCGGAACCTGCTGTACCACCGTTATTCCTGCGAAGAGACGCAGGCGGCCTTGGGCGTGCGGTTCGGCATGACCCAGATGCAGGTTTCCCGGCGGCTCGCCAAAATACTCGTCCAGCTCCAACGGGCCCTCCTCGACCCTGAACCCGGATCGGAAACGATAAGCTCCTCCAAAACATCCTGA
- a CDS encoding YegP family protein — protein sequence MAGIFELFHEGDLSFGFRLKAPDGTVVAVSGQFRDKASAVEGIRVVRECAGMGLITDLCPPSPVEGGSREPDRVSKVDKGPGYLRTREIHRLEKFWRALASSSPKSSVT from the coding sequence ATGGCCGGAATATTCGAGCTTTTTCATGAGGGGGACTTGTCCTTCGGGTTTAGATTGAAGGCTCCCGACGGGACAGTTGTGGCGGTATCCGGACAGTTCCGGGACAAAGCGTCGGCTGTCGAGGGAATCCGCGTCGTCCGTGAGTGCGCCGGAATGGGTTTGATTACAGATCTTTGCCCACCCAGCCCTGTCGAAGGGGGGTCACGGGAACCAGATCGGGTTTCAAAAGTGGACAAGGGACCGGGCTATCTGCGGACCCGGGAGATCCACCGCTTGGAGAAGTTCTGGAGGGCATTGGCATCAAGCTCTCCAAAGTCGTCAGTGACCTGA
- a CDS encoding phosphatase PAP2 family protein has protein sequence MAGKQTGDSPGRWRVFHNKFVVEERFMSEAARKKLYRIAVVLMIVGAAVFSVILAGVLVRGGVSEVDEPVRSWLLTLRSEPLTAVMIILAIVFGPVALPIIILVVTVAWGLLAKHAWRPLLLAGAMLTGVILAQVIGRTVGRQRPPVDLMLFGEDTTFAFPSGHVLGACDFLLVTTYLIFSRRRNPRSAVVGFAVAGIGIFLAAVSRLYLGYHWTSDALASLAISFVVLGAVIALDTWRTARIPGERITGILSKADTSQD, from the coding sequence ATGGCTGGGAAACAAACCGGGGATTCCCCGGGCCGGTGGCGGGTCTTCCACAACAAATTCGTCGTGGAAGAACGCTTCATGAGTGAGGCTGCGCGGAAGAAGCTTTACCGGATTGCCGTCGTTCTGATGATCGTCGGGGCCGCGGTGTTTTCCGTCATTCTGGCCGGCGTTCTCGTGCGGGGCGGAGTCAGCGAGGTCGATGAGCCGGTGCGGTCCTGGCTTCTGACCCTGCGCTCTGAACCTCTGACGGCCGTCATGATCATCCTTGCGATCGTCTTCGGTCCGGTTGCCCTGCCGATCATCATCCTGGTGGTGACCGTTGCGTGGGGGCTGCTGGCCAAGCACGCCTGGCGCCCCCTGTTGCTCGCGGGGGCGATGCTGACAGGCGTGATCCTGGCGCAGGTTATCGGCCGGACGGTGGGCCGGCAGCGTCCTCCGGTGGACCTGATGCTCTTCGGCGAAGATACCACCTTCGCTTTCCCCTCCGGACATGTCCTCGGGGCCTGCGACTTCCTGCTCGTGACGACGTACCTCATCTTCTCTCGGCGGCGCAATCCCAGGTCCGCCGTCGTCGGCTTCGCAGTGGCCGGGATCGGGATTTTCCTTGCCGCGGTCAGCCGCCTCTACCTGGGGTACCACTGGACCTCGGACGCGCTGGCCTCGCTGGCCATCTCCTTCGTGGTGCTGGGGGCCGTGATTGCCCTGGACACTTGGCGGACCGCACGGATTCCCGGCGAACGCATCACCGGAATCCTCTCGAAGGCCGACACCAGCCAGGACTAG
- a CDS encoding MmcQ/YjbR family DNA-binding protein: MATEDDVRRAALALPGVVERPSWGRPAWFAATLLARIWDDGVLTVKTEEREALAGTDPETYFWTPHHDRSPQLVLVRLDRIGPEELGELLDESHRLAGGRRR; the protein is encoded by the coding sequence ATGGCCACTGAAGACGATGTCCGCAGAGCCGCCCTTGCCCTGCCGGGAGTAGTGGAGCGGCCAAGCTGGGGCAGGCCCGCGTGGTTCGCGGCCACCCTGCTGGCGCGGATCTGGGACGATGGGGTGCTGACGGTCAAGACGGAGGAGCGCGAGGCGCTCGCGGGGACGGATCCTGAAACCTACTTCTGGACGCCGCACCATGACCGCTCGCCACAGCTGGTCCTCGTCCGGTTGGACCGGATCGGCCCCGAGGAACTCGGTGAGCTCCTGGATGAGTCACACCGCCTCGCCGGTGGCCGGCGGCGGTAG
- a CDS encoding MerR family transcriptional regulator, with protein MDERGPQMGLYAISVVAQLVGTGQQNIRLYERRGLLTPDRTAGGTRQYSEADLAVLRRISGLLDEGLNLAGVAKVLALEAANARLRAELKRARARARPDPGTMDKEAGAAT; from the coding sequence ATGGACGAACGCGGACCGCAGATGGGACTGTATGCGATCTCTGTGGTGGCCCAACTCGTCGGTACGGGGCAGCAGAACATCCGGCTGTACGAGCGCCGGGGACTCCTGACCCCGGACCGGACCGCGGGCGGGACGCGGCAGTACAGCGAGGCGGACCTCGCCGTCCTCCGGCGGATCAGCGGCCTGCTCGACGAAGGGCTCAATCTCGCCGGGGTGGCAAAGGTGCTGGCACTGGAGGCCGCCAACGCACGGCTGCGGGCAGAACTGAAACGGGCCCGGGCGAGGGCCCGCCCTGACCCCGGGACCATGGACAAGGAGGCGGGCGCCGCCACCTGA
- a CDS encoding Hsp20/alpha crystallin family protein, translating into MLMRTDPFRELDRLTQQVFGTVARPAAMPMDAWQEGDEFVVAFDLPGVNVDTVDLDIERNVLTVRAERRDPTQPNVELIASERPRGVFSRQLILGDTLDTEKVKATYAEGVLTLRIPVLEQARPRKIEIARTEDKLQEIGS; encoded by the coding sequence ATGTTGATGCGCACGGACCCGTTCCGGGAACTGGACCGGCTGACCCAGCAGGTCTTCGGAACGGTGGCACGGCCCGCTGCCATGCCGATGGACGCCTGGCAGGAGGGCGACGAGTTCGTCGTCGCATTCGATCTTCCAGGCGTCAACGTTGACACGGTTGATCTTGATATTGAGCGCAACGTCCTGACGGTCCGGGCTGAGCGGCGTGACCCGACACAGCCCAACGTTGAGCTGATTGCCTCGGAGCGGCCGCGCGGCGTCTTCAGTCGCCAGCTGATCCTGGGCGATACCCTGGACACCGAGAAGGTCAAGGCCACATACGCCGAAGGCGTCCTGACGCTCCGCATCCCGGTGCTGGAGCAGGCAAGGCCGCGCAAGATCGAGATCGCCCGCACGGAGGACAAGCTGCAGGAGATCGGGAGTTAA
- a CDS encoding glycoside hydrolase family 1 protein has translation MKASAKELAALLPPGFTLGVATAAFQIEGALDEDGRGPSGWDVFAAKPGSIVDDHSPAVACDHYHRMPEDVALLKELGVDSYRFSLSWSRIQPGGSGPVNPAGLDFYDRLIDLLLASGISPMATLYHWDTPLELDQAGGWMNRDTAYRLGEFAAIAAAAYGDRVARWVTVNEPATVSTNGYMLGLHAPGETLMLKALPSVHHQLLGHGLSVQALRAANVPGEIGITNVYSPMVPASINPLDKVSAGLMDVAQNRIYADPVLLGKYPDLIRAATFFSSFNPSSEDMALISQPLDYYGLNYYMPTRVASGPGEGAVPEGMAAAMGDDLSGTAAGAPFHIATFPDTETTAYGWPIKPEYLSVALAEMSERYPDLPPVYITEGGGSFEDLEIRDTKGRLIIPDERRVRFLADHIATAIEASSPGGAAEKIDLRGYYVWSLLDNFEWSGGYKQQFGLLHVDRETQVRTPKASFYWLQEVLAARHKDAVPEAPAGAALADLPHAGEPAGSPDTERPQPVS, from the coding sequence ATGAAAGCCTCCGCCAAAGAGCTGGCAGCCCTGCTGCCGCCCGGCTTCACCCTGGGGGTGGCGACTGCCGCTTTCCAGATCGAGGGCGCGCTGGACGAGGACGGACGCGGGCCCTCGGGCTGGGACGTTTTCGCGGCTAAGCCGGGATCGATCGTTGACGACCACAGCCCCGCGGTCGCATGCGACCACTACCACCGGATGCCCGAGGACGTGGCCCTGCTGAAGGAACTGGGGGTCGATTCCTACCGCTTCTCCCTCTCCTGGTCCCGCATCCAGCCCGGGGGCAGCGGCCCGGTGAACCCCGCCGGACTGGATTTCTACGACCGCCTGATCGACCTGCTGCTGGCCAGCGGGATCTCGCCGATGGCCACCCTGTATCACTGGGACACGCCATTGGAACTGGACCAGGCAGGCGGCTGGATGAACCGTGACACGGCCTACCGGCTGGGTGAGTTCGCGGCGATCGCCGCCGCCGCCTACGGCGACCGGGTGGCGCGTTGGGTCACCGTCAACGAACCCGCCACCGTGAGCACCAACGGCTACATGCTGGGCCTGCACGCGCCCGGCGAAACGCTCATGCTGAAGGCGCTGCCAAGCGTCCACCACCAGCTGCTGGGCCACGGACTGTCGGTTCAGGCGCTCCGGGCCGCCAATGTTCCGGGCGAAATCGGCATCACCAACGTGTATTCACCGATGGTCCCGGCCTCGATCAACCCGCTCGACAAGGTCAGCGCGGGCCTGATGGACGTGGCCCAGAACCGGATCTATGCGGACCCCGTCCTGCTGGGAAAGTATCCGGACCTGATCCGGGCCGCCACGTTCTTCTCTTCCTTCAACCCGTCCAGCGAGGACATGGCACTGATCTCCCAGCCGCTGGACTACTACGGGCTGAATTACTATATGCCCACCCGTGTAGCCTCCGGCCCCGGGGAAGGTGCCGTGCCCGAGGGCATGGCCGCGGCGATGGGCGATGACCTGAGCGGCACCGCCGCCGGCGCTCCGTTCCACATTGCCACGTTCCCGGACACCGAAACCACTGCGTACGGGTGGCCGATCAAACCGGAGTACCTGTCCGTGGCGCTCGCGGAAATGAGCGAGCGCTACCCCGACCTGCCTCCGGTCTACATCACGGAGGGCGGTGGGAGCTTTGAGGACCTCGAGATCCGGGACACGAAGGGCCGGCTCATCATCCCGGATGAACGGCGCGTACGCTTCCTGGCGGACCACATCGCCACTGCCATCGAAGCTTCCTCACCGGGCGGGGCGGCCGAGAAAATCGACCTGCGCGGCTACTACGTCTGGTCCCTGTTGGACAACTTCGAATGGTCCGGCGGTTACAAGCAGCAGTTCGGCTTGCTGCACGTGGACCGCGAGACCCAAGTCCGCACGCCCAAGGCCTCGTTCTACTGGCTCCAGGAGGTGCTCGCGGCCCGGCACAAGGACGCGGTCCCGGAGGCACCCGCCGGAGCGGCGCTCGCCGATCTGCCCCACGCCGGGGAGCCGGCGGGTTCGCCCGACACCGAACGGCCCCAGCCGGTTAGCTGA
- a CDS encoding App1 family protein, whose protein sequence is MELASQHSPQQPSVSGNKVFRFAHRFSDTVNGLWLKAARRWHFIPQTVAYQGYGSTSWVRVIGRVVLTSKPKPGSPAEQAAQNGNQNVRGWRAFTSVPIQFTEVEIEIGGVTALVHADRGGLVDTVIQVSLAPGWHTAELRAEGTEPVKSEIFVISPDTELGIVSDIDDTIMVTALPRPFLALWNTFVLNERARMATPGMAVLMDRLLVKHPEAPVIYLSTGPWNAAPTLARFITRNMYPPGALLLTDWGLTNDRWFRSGQEHKRRNLELLAKEFPNMRWLLFGDNGQHDEAIYSQFAQQHGDRVAAIGIRQLSAGEAVLAGGHSESGDHSGSSVPWFYSPDGAGLAKGLRELNLL, encoded by the coding sequence ATGGAATTGGCGTCGCAGCACTCACCCCAGCAACCGTCGGTGTCCGGGAACAAGGTCTTCCGCTTCGCCCACCGGTTTTCGGACACCGTCAACGGGCTGTGGCTGAAGGCGGCCAGGCGCTGGCACTTCATTCCGCAGACCGTCGCATACCAGGGGTACGGTTCCACCAGCTGGGTCCGCGTCATCGGGCGGGTCGTGCTCACAAGCAAGCCGAAGCCCGGCAGCCCGGCGGAGCAGGCAGCCCAGAACGGCAACCAGAATGTCCGGGGCTGGCGGGCGTTCACGAGCGTGCCGATCCAGTTCACCGAAGTGGAAATCGAAATCGGCGGCGTCACCGCCCTGGTGCACGCGGACCGCGGCGGGCTGGTGGACACGGTCATCCAGGTGTCCCTCGCTCCCGGCTGGCACACGGCGGAACTGCGCGCCGAAGGAACCGAGCCGGTGAAGTCGGAGATCTTCGTCATTTCTCCGGACACCGAGCTGGGGATCGTCTCGGACATCGACGACACGATCATGGTCACGGCGCTCCCCCGGCCCTTCCTTGCGCTGTGGAACACCTTCGTCCTGAACGAACGTGCCCGGATGGCGACGCCCGGCATGGCGGTGCTGATGGACCGTCTCCTGGTGAAGCATCCGGAGGCGCCCGTGATCTACCTGTCCACCGGGCCGTGGAATGCGGCTCCCACCCTGGCTCGCTTCATCACCCGCAACATGTACCCGCCGGGCGCCCTGCTGCTCACAGACTGGGGCCTGACCAACGACCGCTGGTTCCGCAGCGGCCAGGAGCACAAGCGCCGGAACCTGGAACTGCTGGCGAAAGAGTTCCCGAACATGCGCTGGCTGCTTTTCGGGGATAACGGCCAGCACGACGAAGCGATCTACTCGCAGTTCGCCCAGCAGCACGGGGACCGCGTGGCCGCCATCGGCATCCGCCAGCTCTCGGCCGGCGAAGCCGTGCTGGCAGGCGGACACTCGGAATCCGGCGACCACAGCGGTTCGTCCGTTCCGTGGTTTTACTCTCCCGACGGCGCAGGCCTGGCGAAAGGCCTGCGGGAACTGAACCTTCTCTAG
- a CDS encoding DUF72 domain-containing protein, whose translation MTLQIGTSGWSYDHWEHVLYPPGLPARDRLAHYAARFTTVELNASFYRWPRDVSFASWRRRLPAGFLLSVKAPRGLTHGKKLSSPEVWVERIIRCWHELGDKRAVLLVQLPPDFARDDARLGYFLAALPAWIRVSVEFRHPSWDHPEVYALLERHGAAYCVMSGAGLPCILRATAPFVYVRLHGPDREHLYGGSYSDDELRWWADRIGEWRATGKDVFVYFNNDGGGNAVRNALTLRWLLDGAPSGSSAGRSPFE comes from the coding sequence GTGACGCTGCAGATCGGCACTTCCGGTTGGAGCTACGACCACTGGGAACACGTGCTCTACCCGCCTGGGCTGCCGGCGCGGGACCGGCTGGCCCACTATGCGGCCCGCTTCACGACGGTGGAGCTGAACGCCAGCTTCTACCGTTGGCCGCGGGACGTTTCCTTCGCGAGCTGGCGCCGCCGGTTGCCGGCGGGATTCCTCCTGTCGGTGAAGGCCCCGCGCGGCCTGACCCACGGCAAGAAGCTCTCCTCCCCCGAGGTCTGGGTGGAGCGGATCATCCGCTGCTGGCATGAGCTGGGCGACAAGCGGGCCGTGCTGCTGGTCCAGCTGCCGCCGGATTTCGCGCGCGACGACGCCCGGCTGGGGTATTTCCTCGCGGCGCTGCCGGCCTGGATCCGCGTCAGCGTCGAGTTCCGCCACCCCAGCTGGGACCACCCCGAGGTCTATGCCCTGTTGGAACGGCACGGTGCCGCCTATTGTGTCATGAGCGGCGCCGGGCTTCCCTGTATCCTCCGCGCCACCGCACCGTTCGTCTACGTCCGGCTGCACGGACCGGACCGCGAGCACCTCTATGGCGGGTCGTATTCGGACGACGAACTGCGCTGGTGGGCGGACCGGATCGGGGAATGGCGGGCCACCGGAAAGGACGTCTTTGTGTATTTCAACAACGACGGCGGCGGCAACGCCGTGCGCAATGCCCTTACGCTGCGGTGGCTGTTGGACGGGGCCCCAAGCGGCAGTTCCGCCGGACGCAGTCCGTTTGAATAG